In Campylobacter concisus, the genomic window AAAATGAAAATTTATCTAAATTCGCAAGCGAGATAGTGGCGATTTCAACGCTTGCACTACTTGCGATTTTATTAACTGGAGCGTTTATACAATTTTGGAGATTTAGAAGCAAATTTATTAGCGCCTTTAAGCTAAATCTAAAGGCAAAGAAATTTGCATTTTTATATTCGTTGCACGGATTTTTGGGGCTTTATTTGGGAGCCATTTTGCTTATTATCTGTGTTAGCGGTCTATACTTTTCTTATGAGAGTTTTGCTAAGGTTATAAATCAAATTTATGGCGAAGAGAAGGTCTTTAAAAAGCCAAATTTTACTAGCAAAAATGGTTTTAGCCTAAATGATGAGCAAAAGGTAGAAAATCTTAAAAAAGCTTATGAAATTTTTACTTTAAAATTTGGAAATGAGTTTGATGCTTTAAATTTTATCCTCAATAAAGACGGCGTAAAATTTATGATCTTTTACTTGCCAAAAGGTGCTAGTGAGAGTGATGGCGTTAGACTTGTAATCGATACGGCAAGTAGAGAAATTTTAAAAAACACCATGCCAAAATCTTTTGAAATTTATAAATTTATGCTTGATCTGCACGCTGGATATACATTTGGGGAGGCTGGAAAATTTATCTTTTTTATGGCTTCTTGTGGAGTTGGCGTGCTACTTTTTAGTGGCTATGTGATTTACTACAAACGTCGTAAAAAGTAGTCTTATTTATCTATCTCTTAACTCTTTTTAGTTATTATCCCAAATAAAATTTTTGGAAAAATCATGCAAAAAAAATACAGACCAAATGTGGCAGCTGTTATTTTGTCTAGCTTGTATCCATTTAAATGTGAAATTTTGGTCGCAAAAAGGGTGGATATGGATGATATTTGGCAGTTTCCTCAAGGCGGAATAGACGAAGGTGAGAGTCCAAAGCAGGCCTTAAAAAGGGAGCTTAAAGAAGAGATCGGAACTGATAAAATCGATATCTTAGATGAGTATCCGCAGTGGCTAAGCTACGACTTTCCAGCAAACGCGGCAAAGAAATTTTATCCATTTGATGGACAGACGCAAAAATATTTTTTGGTTAGACTTAAAAATGGTGCCAGCATAAATTTAAAGACAGAGCATCCAGAGTTTAGCGAGTATAAATTTGTAGATTTTGGTAGAAGTTTAGAGGGAATAAATCACTTTAAAAAGCCTATTTATGAAAAGGTTTTGAGTTATTTTAAAGAGAAAGGATATTTTTGATGTTGATCGTTCAAAAATTTGGTGGAACTAGCGTAGGAACACTTGAACGCATCGAAGCTGTGGCAAATAGAGTCATTGAGACAAAAAATAGCGGTGCAGACGTAGTTGTGGTAGTTTCTGCGATGAGCGGAGTTACAAATCAATTGGTTGAATATAGTGAGTATTTTTCAAAACATCCAGATGGCGTCGCCACTGATATGCTTTTAAGCTCTGGAGAGCAAGTAACGACCGCGCTTTTAACTATCGCACTTAATGCAAAAGGCTATGCGTGCGTGGGTATGACAGGTGCGATGGCAGGCATTATTACTGATGATATTCATACGAAAGCAAGGATCGAAAGGATAGAGACTGCTAGGCTAAAAGCCGAGCTAAAAGCTGGCAAAATCGTAGTTGTAGCTGGCTTTCAAGGTATAGATGAAAAAGGTAATATCACAACCCTTGGTAGAGGCGGTAGTGACCTTAGTGCAGTTGCATTAGCAGGGGCGCTTGATGCTGATCTATGCGAAATTTTTACCGATGTTGATGGCGTTTATACGACTGATCCAAGGATAGAAAAAAAGGCAAAAAAACTTGAGAAAATAAGCTATGATGAGATGCTTGAGCTCGCCTCTGCTGGTGCAAAGGTACTACAAAATCGCTCAGTCGAGCTAGCAAAAAAACTAAATGTAAAACTCATTACAAGAAGTAGCTTTAATCACAACGAAGGCACATTAATAGCAAAGGAAGATGACAATATGGAAGCAGTTTTAGTAAGCGGAATAGCACTAGATAAAAATCAAGCAAGAGTAACACTAAGAGGCGTAGTTGATAAGCCTGGCATTGCAGCAGAAATTTTTACAGCTTTAGCTCATGAAAACATAAACGTAGATATGATAATCCAAAACGTAGGACATGACGGCACTACAAATTTAGGCTTTACAGTGCCACAAAATGAGCTTGAACTAGCAAAAGAGACTATGCAAAAGCTCTCAGCTGCAAAACATATAGAATTTGATGATGCGATCGTGAAAGTTTCAGTTATTGGCGTCGGCATGAAAAGCCATAGCGGCGTAGCATGTTTGGCATTTGAAACGCTTGCAAAAGAGGGCATAAATATCCAAATGATCTCAACAAGTGAGATAAAAATTTCAATGATCGTTGATCAAAAATATGGTGAGCTAGCGGTTCGCGTACTTCATGATGCCTATAAGCTAGATAAATAATGCAAGATTTTATTCAGTGGACGTTAAAAGCTATTAGGGACGAAGGTCCTTTGATGAGCTGGATGGAGGAAAGGCGTGTTGAATGGACACCTTTGCTCGCATCTAGGCTTAAATTTTTACTTGAAGGAAGGGCTTTTATAACTATAAGCGATGAAGAGCGAAGATGGTTTGAAATTTATCTTTTAAAAAAGATGAACCATTCAAAAAGCATTAGGCCATTTTTGCCATTTTTTAGCCTAAGATCGCTTTATCCATCGCTTGATGAGATAGAGACAAATGAGCAAAAGCAGCTTCTAAAAGATATGCTAAGTCTTGCTTTTCCAAACGGATACTTGTTTTTTTATATCGGAAAGAGCCTTGATAGATATGCGAATTTAGCCAAAAGTGATGAGGATAGTTATATGTGGCTATTTGACGAGCAGGCGCAAAATAGCTTTACTCTTAGCTCGAGTGATGAAAATTTAGACGTTAAGCTAATAAGCCTTTGCAAAATTTTTGATAAAAGCATCGATGCGGCGCTTTTTGCCAAGGTGATACTCTAAATGCTTAATAAAATCGTCGTTACAAGCGATTTTGAAAATTTAAAAGCCAAGCTTGAAGCCGAGTTTGGCGTAAATAATCTAAGATTTTTTATAAGCGATGATTTTTTGCTAGAAAATGCAAAGGAGGTCATCGCAGAAGCATACATTGCTGAAAAAGATGAAAAAATTTTAGTAATACATGCTAATTCTTTTAGGACAGAGGCTCAAAATGCACTTTTAAAGATCATCGAAGAGCCTCCAAGAAATATCAAATTTATAATAGCAACGCAGAGTAAAAATTTACTTCTACCAACGATTAGATCAAGAATGCTCATAGAAAATAATCTCACCAAAAAGCCAAAAATAACTCTTGATCTAAACTTAAAGTCGCTTAGCCTAAAAGAGCTAACAAACTTTATCGATCAAAAGATCGCAGACGAGCAAGCTCAGAAATTTGGCAAAAACGAGCTAAAAGAGCTTGTTGGCGTTATCGTGACAAAGGCGGTTGATAGTGGGTATAAATTTAGCGGCGATGAGATGGATTATTTTTTCTCGCTTATCAAGCTTGCTGATCTAAATGCCAAGTCTCACGCCGTGCTAACGCCACTGCTGCTTACTATATTTCAAAAAGGACGACGTTGAAATTTTACAAGATAAATAATAAAAGTGACTTTGATGAAATTTGTAAAGCCATCTCGCCAAGCCCTGCTGGTGCGAAGCTCATGTATGAAAAGAGCGAGATAAATTTTATATTTATAGATGAGATAAAAACCCCAGCGGCAAATATCCTAAAGCAAGATGCTCTAAGCGTTGGAGCTGAGCTTGTGACGCATAAAGATACGATTTTGGGCAAGCAGAGTCTAAATAAAGCCTTACTAATGGCGACAGATGTGCAGCTTAGACAGCTAGCTAAAAAAGAGAAGTTGCAAGACTTTGGACTTAAAAATTTAGCAACCTTTTTAGAGACAAAATTTATAAAGCCGACAAAGCCTCTTATAATGGGCGTTGCAAATATAAACACAGATAGCTTTAACGAACAAAGCCGCATAAATACGCAAAATGGTATCTCAAAAATAGAAGCCATGATCGAAGCAGGTGCAGACTACATCGACCTTGGTGGCGTTAGCTCAAGGCCAGGGAGCGAGTATTGCGGCCGCGAGGAGGAGTTTAGGCGCATAAAAGATATCGTGGAGGAAATTTACAAGATAAATCTACACGAAAAGGCGAAATTTAGCCTTGATAGCTTTGATCCTTATTGCCTTGAATTTGCCCTAAGTCATGGCTTTAAAATGATAAATGATATCACGGCAAACGTCTCACTTGCCACGCTTGCTGCAAGATATGACGCCGAGTTTTGCATGATGCACATGCAAGGAGATCCTGCCACGATGCAGATTGCGCCAAAGTATAACGACTTAATTGGCGAAATTTCAGACTTTTTTGAGCAAAAGATCGTCCTTGCAAGGGAACTTGGCGCTAAAAAGATAGTGCTTGATGTTGGCATCGGCTTTGGCAAGACGGCTGAGCAAAATTTGCTGCTTATTAAGCATTTGGAGCATTTTTTGAAATTTGACTGCCCGCTGCTAGTTGGTGCTAGCCGCAAATCAGTCATAAACCACTACTATAAAAGCGAGGTCAAGGAGCGCTTGCCAGGCTCACTTTATCTGCATTTAAAAGCCTTTGAAAATGGCGCGCAGATCATAAGAACGCACGATGTGGCCGAGCATAGACAGCTTTTTAATATGCACGAGGCGATGAGCCAAGCCACGCTTTGGTAGGACGCTTGGCTAAAAAGAGGCTAGATGAGAAATTTATTGCCGCCACCTTGGATCAAATTTCCAGATATTAGCCCCTTTTCTATAGGCTGGAGGATGGGTTGCGGCGAGGATTATAAGTTTAAATTTAATGGCTGGCTAAAAACGCTAAGCCAAGATGAAAAACGTCAATACGAGCAGCTCTTTGCCGAGCCTGCGACGTGGCGTGGATACTGGGATGAAAGGCTAGGCGAGGATGAGAGCACGCTTTTTATAAATGGTGACTTTGTCATAGACCTTTGGGAGCGCGAGCCTAGATATGATCTAAAGTGGCTTAAAAAGCGCTACAACGCTGGCAAGGCGGATAAATTTTTACTATTTTGGGGTCATCAAAAGAGTGCGAATTTAAGCGCAAGCTGTCTAAGTCAGTGGTACGCATCAAGCTTTTGGCAAGATGAAACTAAATACATTTGCGCTGAGCAATATATGATGGCGAAAAAGGCTGAGTGTTTTGGTGACAAAGAGGCTTTGAAACAAATTTTATCCGCCAAAGATCCAGCGCAGATGAAGGCGCTTGGCAGGCAGGTGCGAGGCTTTGATGCTAAGGTCTGGGACGAGGTCAAATTTTGCGTCGTGCTAAATGCAAGCTATCTAAAATTTAGTCAAAATGCCCCTTTGCGTGACTTTTTGCTACAAACTGGGAGCAAAATTTTAGTCGAGGCAAGCCCAGTTGATAAAATTTGGGGCATAGGTTTGGGCGCAAGCGATGAAAATGCACAAAATCCTATGAAGTGGCACGGGCAAAATTTGCTTGGCTTTGCGCTGATGAGGGCGAGGGACGAGATAGCAAAGGTCTATAAAAATGTCCATTTATGTGACGCGAGAGAGCTAAATTTGGATCATCTATAAAGTATGTTTAAGATAAAATGCGGTGTAAATTTGGAGCAAAAATGACAAAACAAGAGTATGAAAAAGCGGTAGATACGCTAAATGCGTGGGCAAAGGCCTACTACGACGAGGACGAGCCACTTGCAAGTGACGAGGAGTATGACGCACTATATCACGCGGTGCTTGAATATGAGAGGGCAAATCCTAGTGAAATTTCGCTATTTTCGCCGACTAAGCGAGTGGGCGGAGGCGTAAAAGAGGGCTTTAGCAAGGCAAGCCACATAAAGCGTATGTGGAGCATGGAGGATATCTTTAGCCTTGGTGAACTTGAAGCGTGGCTAAAGCGTGGCGATAAAGAGAATTTGACCTTTGTTGCTGAGCCAAAATTTGACGGAGCGAGCCTAAATTTACTCTATGAAAATGGCGTTTTAGTTAGGGCGATCACAAGAGGCGACGGCGTTACAGGCGAGGACGTGACGCAAAATGCAAGGACGATAAATTCTGTTTTAAAGAGCATTGATTACAAAGGATTAATCGAAATCAGAGGCGAAGTCGTCATAAGAAAAGATGACTTTGATCTTCTAAACGCAGAGCGCGCAAAAGAGGGCGAGGCGCCACTTTCAAACCCTAGAAATGCAGCTGCAGGCAGTCTAAGACAGCTTGATAGCGCGGTTACTGCAAAAAGAAAGCTACTTTTCATACCTTGGGGCGTGGGCGAGCAGAGCCTTGGGCTAAAAGATCACAGCGAGGTGATGGAATTTGTGCGAGATCTTGGCTTTGAGAGGGATGATTTTTTCAAAATTTTAAAAAAAGATGAGCTTGAGACTGCGTATAACGAGCTACTAGCCAGCCGCGAGGCAAAGAGCGTGATGATGGATGGCATGGTGATACGCGTAAATGACCTTGCGCGCTGTGAAGAGCTAGGCTACACAGTCAAATTTCCAAAATTTATGGTGGCGTTTAAATTTCCAGCCATTGAAAAGGTGACTAGGCTAAGAGACGTAGCGCTTCAAGTTGGCAGAAGCGGCGTAGTAACGCCTGTTGGCGTGCTTGATGAGGTAAATATAGACGGAGCTAATGTAAAATCCGCCACTCTTCATAACTTTGACGAGATAGAGCGCCTTGGCGTCATGAAAAACGACTACATCGGCATCATCCGCTCAGGAGATGTCATACCAAAGATCACAAAGGTTTTTAAAGATAGGCGAGATGGCAGCGAGCAAGCGATTGATAGGCCTAAATTTTGCCCAGTTTGTGGCTCGCACTTGCTTGATGAGGGAGCGTTTTTGAAGTGTCAAAATTTAAGCTGCAGGGCAAGAGTGGTGGGCTCTATCATCCACTATGCGTCGAAAAAATGCCTAAACATCGACGGTCTTGGCGACGCGATAGTAAATTTGCTATTTGACAAGGGACTGATCTCTTGCATAAAAGACATTTACGCCCTTAAATTTGATGATCTCGTAGCGCTTGAGGGATTTAAAGAAAAAAAAGTAAGCAACCTTTTAAATGCGATCGAAGCCAGTAAAGGTACGGAGCTAGCGCGCTTTATCACGGGGCTTGGCTGCGAGCATATCGGCGAAGTGGCGGCTAAAAAGCTTGCAAGTAGTTTTGGGCTGGGCTGGCTTGATGCTAGTTTTGAAGAGCTAACCTCGCTTGAGGGCTTTGGTGTGGAGATGGCAAATAGTCTAATTGATTTTGCTGAGGTAAATAGAGCAGAAATTTTAGCTCTTAGCCAGATCGTGCAGCCAAGCGTGACGCAGGTGCAGAGCATCTCAAATGCGCTAAGTGGCAAAACGGTCGTCATAACTGGCACGCTAAGTCGCCCAAGAGATGAGATAAAGGCGGAGCTTGAGAGTTTTGGCGCAAAGGTTTCAAGCTCAGTTTCTAAAAAAACGGACTTTGTCTTGGCTGGCGATGAGGCTGGTAGTAAGCTTGATAAAGCAAATGAGCTAGGCGTGCGAGTGATCGATGAGAGCGAATATGAGAGGCTAAAACTTGAGGTTTGATAACTATGTCGCAAGCGTTTTAAATATCAGTAGAAACAAGGCGAGCGAGCTAATTAAATCTGGCAAGGTGCTAACAAATGGCGAGATTTGTACCAAGGTTTCAAGCGAGGTTAGTGAGGCTAAAATTTCGCTGCTTGATGAAATTTACGTTGGACGAGGGGCGCTTAAGCTAAAAAGCTTTTTGGAGGCGATAAAATTTGATCTAACTGGCAAAAATGCGCTTGATATAGGTAGCTCGACTGGTGGCTTTATGCAAATTTTGCTTGAGCGTAGCGTAAAAAGCGTGACTGGTGTGGATGTGGGCACTGATCAGCTAGATGCCAGTCTAAGAAGCGATGAGCGAGTAAAAATTTATGAAAAGACCGATATCAGAGAGTTTGCTAAGCAAGAGCAAGATAAATTTGATCTAATAACTTGCGATGTTAGCTTTATCTCGTTGGCTGAAATTTTGCCAGCTATTTGTGAGCTATCAAGTGAGAATTCGTTCATCATCACGCTTTTTAAACCGCAGTTTGAAGTGGGCGTCGGTGTAAAACGAAATAAAAAAGG contains:
- a CDS encoding HobA family DNA replication regulator; the encoded protein is MQDFIQWTLKAIRDEGPLMSWMEERRVEWTPLLASRLKFLLEGRAFITISDEERRWFEIYLLKKMNHSKSIRPFLPFFSLRSLYPSLDEIETNEQKQLLKDMLSLAFPNGYLFFYIGKSLDRYANLAKSDEDSYMWLFDEQAQNSFTLSSSDENLDVKLISLCKIFDKSIDAALFAKVIL
- a CDS encoding aspartate kinase — its product is MLIVQKFGGTSVGTLERIEAVANRVIETKNSGADVVVVVSAMSGVTNQLVEYSEYFSKHPDGVATDMLLSSGEQVTTALLTIALNAKGYACVGMTGAMAGIITDDIHTKARIERIETARLKAELKAGKIVVVAGFQGIDEKGNITTLGRGGSDLSAVALAGALDADLCEIFTDVDGVYTTDPRIEKKAKKLEKISYDEMLELASAGAKVLQNRSVELAKKLNVKLITRSSFNHNEGTLIAKEDDNMEAVLVSGIALDKNQARVTLRGVVDKPGIAAEIFTALAHENINVDMIIQNVGHDGTTNLGFTVPQNELELAKETMQKLSAAKHIEFDDAIVKVSVIGVGMKSHSGVACLAFETLAKEGINIQMISTSEIKISMIVDQKYGELAVRVLHDAYKLDK
- the tlyA gene encoding 23S rRNA (cytidine-2'-O)-methyltransferase TlyA, producing the protein MRFDNYVASVLNISRNKASELIKSGKVLTNGEICTKVSSEVSEAKISLLDEIYVGRGALKLKSFLEAIKFDLTGKNALDIGSSTGGFMQILLERSVKSVTGVDVGTDQLDASLRSDERVKIYEKTDIREFAKQEQDKFDLITCDVSFISLAEILPAICELSSENSFIITLFKPQFEVGVGVKRNKKGVVTDMKAINLAMKRFEVMANSLGFKMIVCKECEVRGKEGNAEFFYAFNKR
- a CDS encoding NADAR family protein, which produces MRNLLPPPWIKFPDISPFSIGWRMGCGEDYKFKFNGWLKTLSQDEKRQYEQLFAEPATWRGYWDERLGEDESTLFINGDFVIDLWEREPRYDLKWLKKRYNAGKADKFLLFWGHQKSANLSASCLSQWYASSFWQDETKYICAEQYMMAKKAECFGDKEALKQILSAKDPAQMKALGRQVRGFDAKVWDEVKFCVVLNASYLKFSQNAPLRDFLLQTGSKILVEASPVDKIWGIGLGASDENAQNPMKWHGQNLLGFALMRARDEIAKVYKNVHLCDARELNLDHL
- the folP gene encoding dihydropteroate synthase, producing MKFYKINNKSDFDEICKAISPSPAGAKLMYEKSEINFIFIDEIKTPAANILKQDALSVGAELVTHKDTILGKQSLNKALLMATDVQLRQLAKKEKLQDFGLKNLATFLETKFIKPTKPLIMGVANINTDSFNEQSRINTQNGISKIEAMIEAGADYIDLGGVSSRPGSEYCGREEEFRRIKDIVEEIYKINLHEKAKFSLDSFDPYCLEFALSHGFKMINDITANVSLATLAARYDAEFCMMHMQGDPATMQIAPKYNDLIGEISDFFEQKIVLARELGAKKIVLDVGIGFGKTAEQNLLLIKHLEHFLKFDCPLLVGASRKSVINHYYKSEVKERLPGSLYLHLKAFENGAQIIRTHDVAEHRQLFNMHEAMSQATLW
- a CDS encoding PepSY-associated TM helix domain-containing protein gives rise to the protein MFKIWRKFHLILALIFALPLLIISISGAIISYHDEIIEAFSKDEIDIATNKSALKIDEILKVFSKTWPNFNLSYIKIKGETNRAYVVSGTSESGEFKSFFVDPYTGEVVSENSVEKFIGLALNLHKNLGLALFKNENLSKFASEIVAISTLALLAILLTGAFIQFWRFRSKFISAFKLNLKAKKFAFLYSLHGFLGLYLGAILLIICVSGLYFSYESFAKVINQIYGEEKVFKKPNFTSKNGFSLNDEQKVENLKKAYEIFTLKFGNEFDALNFILNKDGVKFMIFYLPKGASESDGVRLVIDTASREILKNTMPKSFEIYKFMLDLHAGYTFGEAGKFIFFMASCGVGVLLFSGYVIYYKRRKK
- a CDS encoding RNA pyrophosphohydrolase, whose amino-acid sequence is MQKKYRPNVAAVILSSLYPFKCEILVAKRVDMDDIWQFPQGGIDEGESPKQALKRELKEEIGTDKIDILDEYPQWLSYDFPANAAKKFYPFDGQTQKYFLVRLKNGASINLKTEHPEFSEYKFVDFGRSLEGINHFKKPIYEKVLSYFKEKGYF
- the ligA gene encoding NAD-dependent DNA ligase LigA; this encodes MTKQEYEKAVDTLNAWAKAYYDEDEPLASDEEYDALYHAVLEYERANPSEISLFSPTKRVGGGVKEGFSKASHIKRMWSMEDIFSLGELEAWLKRGDKENLTFVAEPKFDGASLNLLYENGVLVRAITRGDGVTGEDVTQNARTINSVLKSIDYKGLIEIRGEVVIRKDDFDLLNAERAKEGEAPLSNPRNAAAGSLRQLDSAVTAKRKLLFIPWGVGEQSLGLKDHSEVMEFVRDLGFERDDFFKILKKDELETAYNELLASREAKSVMMDGMVIRVNDLARCEELGYTVKFPKFMVAFKFPAIEKVTRLRDVALQVGRSGVVTPVGVLDEVNIDGANVKSATLHNFDEIERLGVMKNDYIGIIRSGDVIPKITKVFKDRRDGSEQAIDRPKFCPVCGSHLLDEGAFLKCQNLSCRARVVGSIIHYASKKCLNIDGLGDAIVNLLFDKGLISCIKDIYALKFDDLVALEGFKEKKVSNLLNAIEASKGTELARFITGLGCEHIGEVAAKKLASSFGLGWLDASFEELTSLEGFGVEMANSLIDFAEVNRAEILALSQIVQPSVTQVQSISNALSGKTVVITGTLSRPRDEIKAELESFGAKVSSSVSKKTDFVLAGDEAGSKLDKANELGVRVIDESEYERLKLEV
- a CDS encoding DNA polymerase III subunit delta', coding for MLNKIVVTSDFENLKAKLEAEFGVNNLRFFISDDFLLENAKEVIAEAYIAEKDEKILVIHANSFRTEAQNALLKIIEEPPRNIKFIIATQSKNLLLPTIRSRMLIENNLTKKPKITLDLNLKSLSLKELTNFIDQKIADEQAQKFGKNELKELVGVIVTKAVDSGYKFSGDEMDYFFSLIKLADLNAKSHAVLTPLLLTIFQKGRR